The stretch of DNA AACGTCAGCGGCAAACTCGACCGTGCCGCCCTGCCCGCCCCGGACTTCGCCGCCGTCTCCTCCGGACGGCCGCCGCGCACCCCGCGCGAGGAGATCCTGTGCGAACTCTTCGCCGAGGTGCTGGACCTGCCGGCGGTCGGCACCGACGACAACTTCTTCGCCCTGGGCGGCCATTCGCTGCTCGCCACCCGGCTGGCGAGCCGCGTTCGCACCGTCTTCGGCACCCCGGTGGCCGTCCGGACGCTCTTCGAGGCGCCCACCGTCGCCGGCCTCGCCGAGCGGCTGGACACCGGTGCCACCGGGGGCGCCTTCGACCCCCTGCTCACCCTGCGCGGCCACGGCAGCCGCCCGCCGCTGTTCTGCGTCCACCCCGCCGGTGGCCTGAGCTGGCCGTACGCCGGTCTGCTGCGGCACCTGGGGCCGGAGTACCCGGTCTACGGACTGCAGGCCCGCGGCCTGGACCGGCCGGAGGAGCCGCCGGGCAGCGTGGCGGAGATGGCCGCCGACTACATCGCCCGGCTGCGCACCGTCCAGCCCATCGGCCCCTACCACCTGGTCGGCTGGTCGCTGGGCGGGTCGGTGGCCCACGCCATGGCCACCGAACTGCAACGCCAGGGCGAGGAGGTGGCGCTGCTGGCCCTGCTCGACTGCTACCCCGAGCCGGCGCCGGCCGCACACGCCCCGGCGGACGAGGACCGCGCCCGGCGGGAGGAGCGGGAGGAGCAGCAGGTCCTCGGCGCCCTGCTGGACCTGGCGGGGTGCGACCGGTCCGGACTCGGCGACGGCCCGCTGGACATCGCCCGGGTGGCCGCCCGCGTCCGGAGCACCGGCGGCATCCTGGCCGGCCTGGAGGAGGAGCGGCTGGCCGCGCTGTGCCGGGTGGCCCTGCACAACGAGCGGATCTCCCGCACCTTCGTGCCCGCCACCTTCCGCGGCGACGTGCTGTTCTTCCGCGCCACGGTGCGCACCGAGGACGGCGCCGCGGCCACCGCGTCCCCCGACGCCTGGTCACCCCACCTGACCGGCAGCATGGTCGTCCACGACATCCCGTGCCGGCACGACGACATGATGCGGCCGGAGCCGATCGCGCGGATCGGGCGGGTCCTGGGGGAGACACTCAAGGAGCTCAAGGCATGACACGGCGGCTGACGCGGCGGTGGCCCGACACCTGGGCGGGCCACGCCGCCTGCGGGTGGGCGGTGCTCTTCGGCCTGGCGCACATCTACGCGGGCTTCGGCGGGGCGCGGGTGATCATCGAGCACAGCGTCGGCAAGGAGCGGGCCTCCGGCGACTCCTTCGTGATGGTCGGCCTGTTCGGCACCGGGGCGCTGTGCCTGGCCGCCGCCGCGCTGGCGCTGGCCCTGACCCGGCCGTGGGGCCGCGTCCTTCCGCGGTGGATGCCGATCGTCGCGGGGTGGACCGCCGCCGCGGTGCTGATCATCCACTCGCTGGGCGCCTTCGTCATCCTCACCCTCGCGGGGGCGGACGTCATCGAGCTGCGTACCGAGGCGGTGCGGACCTTCGGCTTCACCGAGACGGTGCTGTGGAACGTCTTCGTCTTCGAGCCGCCGTTCCTGCTGGGCGGCACCCTGTTCGCCCTGGCGACCCGGGCCTTCACGAAGCGGTCCGCCGCCTCCCCGGCCCCCGGCTGATCCTGCCGCCTCCCGGCCACCCCCCGCGGAACCGGCCCCCGGGGCCCGGACCACTCCCCTGAAGCACCGCGCCGCGGCGGCCCCGGAGGTGGTCCGGGGCCGGCCGGCGGCACGCACGGCGGGGCCGGGCCTGCCCCCGACCTGTCCCGCCGGTCCGGCGGGACCCGGCCGGCCCGGGACCCGGCGTACCCAGCGGCACCCGACAGAGTCCACAGGAAAGGACGACACGATGACAGACCTGTCCGACCCGGAGCTGTACCGGACGGAGCGGCCCGAGGAGATCTGGGCGCGGCTGCGGGCCGCCGGCCCGCTCCACCGGAACGAACGGCCCGGCGGCAGCCCGTTCTGGGCGGTGATGTCACACCCGGTGGCGAGCCAGGTGCTCAAGAACTCCGCGGTCTTCACCTCGGAGCGGGGGATGCGGCTGGACCACAACCCCGCTGCCACCGCCGCGGCGGCCGGCAAGATGCTGATCGTGACCGACCCGCCGCGGCACGGCAAGATCCGGCGGATCATCAACTCCGCTTTCACCCCGCGCATGGTCAAGCGGCTGGAGGACACCATGCGCACCATCGTGGTGGAGACCCTGGAGGAGGCCCTGGAGAAGGGCACCGGCGACTTCGTCGAAGCCGCCGCCCGGCTGCCGGTCTCGGTCATCTGCGACATGCTCGGCGTGCCCCGCCAGGACTGGGGGTTCATGCTGGAGAAGACCATGGCCGCCTTCGGCTCGGACGCCGAGAACGGCGCCGACCACGCGATGCGCGCGGCGACCGCCCACACCGACCTGCTGCTGTACTACGACGAGCTGGTCGAGCGGCGCCGCAAGGACCCCCAGGAGGACGTGGTCAGCGCCCTGGTGCAGGGCGAGGTGGACGGGGTGCCGCTCACCGACGAGGAGATCTTCCTCAACTGCGACGGGCTGGTCTCCGGCGGCAACGAGACCACCCGCCACGCCACCGTCGGCGGGCTGCTGGCCCTGATGGACAACCCGGACCAGTGGGACCGGCTCCGCGCCGACCCCGGGCTGCTGACGACCGCCGTGCAGGAGGTGCTGCGCTACACCACTCCGGCGATGCACGTGCTCCGGACCGCCACCGAGGACACCGAGCTGGCCGGTGAGCGGATCGCGGCGGGCGACCAGCTGGCGGTGTGGCTGCCGTCCGCCAACCGGGACGAGCAGGTGTTCACCGATCCGGAGGCGTTCGACGTGGGCCGCACCCCCAACCGGCACCTCACGTTCGCCACCGGCACGCACTTCTGCCTGGGCTCGGCACTGGCGATCACCGAACTCACCGTGATGTTCGAGGAACTGACCCGGCGGGTGGGATCGGCGGTGCCGGCGGGTGAGGTGCGGCGGATGCGCTCCAACCTCATCTGGGGGTTCGAGTCGATGCCGGTCACCCTGGAGCGGCGCCGCTGAGAGCCGCCCGCCCGTCACCGCGGACCGGCCCGGGGCGCGAAGGTCCCGGCCGGTGCGCGGACCCGCCCCGCCGGGGTACTGGCGCGGTCCGCGTCGCGGGGTGCCCGGGGCCGCGGGGCGGGGCGCCGGCGGCCGCCGGGCGGTGTGCGCCGGGCGGCGGGCCGGGCGGTGTCCCGGCGCGTGCCCGGCGGTGTCCCGGTGTGTGCCGGGCGGCGGGCCCGGCACGCCGGCGCGGCTACCGCCGGCCGCGCGCCCCGGGCACCCGGATCGGCCGCGAACCGGGGCCGCCGACGTGCGAGAAGGGCTGGGTGCGCCAGTCCAGGCTCTCCGGCAGGGTCAGCAGCAGCGCCGCGTCCTGCTCCTGCGCGCCGGCCAGGTCGTCGGCGGGGGCCGCCTCGGCGGCCGGACGCCCGGTGCCGGGGCAGACCGTGAGCCCGAACGGGTTCCACGGGGAGGGGCACAGCGCGTGCTCGGGCAGGGTGTCCTCGTCCGCCAGCAGGGCGATCGGCCGGGCGCAGTCCGGGCAGGTGACCCGGAACATCTCGTAGGTCTCGTCGATATCGTTGCCGCCTGCGTCGAGGCGCTCAAGATCGGGCATGTCCTTCTCCCCCTCGGGTGGGCCGGGAGGCGCTGCGGCCTCGACCACAGCAAGCATTTCCCGGGACAGGGGATCAGTAATCACGGCGCTCCGCGGGACACTGACGAGTACATGTGGCGTTGGTCACATGCCCCGTGCAGATGCGGCGGGCGGCCGCGCCCGGCCCGCGACCCTCCGGCTGGGCCCCGCCCCCTCCGACCCCATAAGGTGATCCGCTGTGGAGGAGCTGGACAGACAGATCGTGGAACTGCTCGTCAAGGACGGGCGGATGAGCTACACCGACCTGGGCAAGGCCACCGGCCTGTCCACCTCGGCGGTGCACCAGCGCGTCCGCCGCCTGGAACAGCGGGGGGTCATCCGCGGCTACGCCGCCGTGGTGGACCCGGAGGCCGTGGGTCTGCCGCTCACCGCCTTCATCTCGGTCAAGCCCTTCGACCCCAGCGCGCCGGACGACATCGCCGACCGGCTCGCCGGCGTCCCGGAGATCGAGGCGTGCCACAGCGTCGCCGGGGACGAGAACTACATCCTCAAGGTGCGGGTCGCCACGCCGCTGGAGCTGGAGCACCTGCTCACCCGCATCCGCTCGCTGGCCGGCGTCTCCACCCGTACCACGGTGGTGCTCTCCACCCCGTACGAGGCCCGGCCGCCCCGCGTGTGAGGCCGCGGTCCACACTGGGACCATGACCGATCCGACAACCTCCCGCGGCCCGGCCGGCGACGCCCACCGGGACCCGGGCGAGGACGACAGCCGCCGGACCGTACTGCTGCGCGGCGGCGAGGTGCACAGCCCCGCGGACCCCTTCGCCACCGCCATGGTGGTCGAGCACGGCACCATCGCGTGGGTGGGCTCGGAAGGCGCCGCGGACGGCTTCGCCGACGGCGTGGACGAGGTGGTGCACCTGGACGGGGCGCTGGTCACGCCCGCGTTCACCGACGCCCACGTGCACACCACCTCCACCGGGCTGGCCCTCACCGGCCTGGACCTCGGCGGCGCCCGCGACCTCGCCGCGGCGCTGGAGCTGATCAGCGCCCACGCCGCCGCCCGCCCCGCCGACCCGGTGCTGCTGGGGCACGGCTGGGACGCCACCCGCTGGCCCGAGCGGCGCCCCCCGACCCGCGCCGAACTGGACCGGGCCACCGGCGGCCGGCCCCTCTACCTCTCCCGGGTGGACGTCCACTCCGCGGTGGCCAGCACCGCGCTGCTGGACCTGGTGCCCGGCATCCTGGACCGGCCCGGCTTCCACCCCGACGGGCCGCTGACCACCGCCGCCCACCACGCGGTGCGCGCCGTGGCCTTCGCCGCCGTCAGCCCCGCCCAGCGCGCCGAGGCGCAGCGTGCCGCGCTGACCCGGGCCGCCGAACTGGGCATCGGCACCATCCACGAGTGCGGCGGCCCGGAGATCTCCAGCGAGGAGGACTTCACCGGGCTGCTGGAGCTGGCGTCCCGGACCCCCGGCCCCCGGGTGGTCGGCTACTGGGCGGAGGCGGTCACCGGCGCCGCCGACCTGGCCAGGGTCCGCGAGCTGGGCGCGGTCGGCGCCGCCGGCGACCTGTTCGTGGACGGGGCGCTCGGCTCGCACACCGCCTGCCTGCACGAGCCGTACGCCGACGCCGCCCACACCGGCACCGCCTACCTGGACGCCGACGCGGTGGCCGCGCACGTCACGGCGTGCACCGAGGCCGGCCTGCAGGCCGGCTTCCACGCCATCGGCGACGCCGCGGTGGACGCGGTGGTCCGCGGGGTGCGGGAGGCCTCCGAACGGCTGGGCCTGGCCCGCGTCCGCGCCGCCCGGCACCGGGTGGAGCACGCCGAGATGCTCACCCCCGAGACCGTGGCCGCCTTCGCCGAACTCGGGCTCACCGCCTCCGTCCAGCCCGCCTTCGACGCGGCCTGGGGCGGCGAGGACGGCATGTACGCCGAGCGGCTGGGCCGGGACCGGGCCCGCACCCTCAACCCGTACGCGGCGATGCTGCGCGCCGGGGTGCCGCTCGCCCTGGGCTCCGACAGCCCGGTCACCCCGCTCGACCCGTGGGGCACCGTGCGGGCGGCGGCGTTCCACCGCACCCCGGAGCACCGCATCTCGGTCCGGGCCGCGTTCACCGCCCACACCCGCGGCGGCTGGCGGGCCGTGGGCCGGGACGACGCGGGGGTCCTGGTGCCCGGCGCGCCGGCCGACTACGCGGTCTGGCAGGCCGGGGACCTGGTGGTCCAGGTCCCCGACACCCGGGTCGCCAACTGGTCCACCGACCCGAGGTCGGGCACCCCGGGGCTGCCCGACCTGACCCCGGGCACCCCGCTCCCGGTGTGCCTGCGCACGGTGGTGGGCGGCCGCACCGTCTTCGGGTGACCGCACCGTCCTCGGGTGAGCGCACCGCCCGGGGCCCCCACCGGCCCCGGGCGGTGCCGTTTCCCGGGGCGATCCCGGCCTGCCTCGGGCCGTACGACGTCACCGCCCGGGCGGCGGTGACGTCGTACGGGGCTGGGGCTGCGCGTAGGGGAGGCGCGGGGCACCGCCCCCGGGCCGGGGCCGCCAGGGGCTTCCCGGGGGCCGTCCGGGGTGTCCGGGGCCGTCCGGCCGCTGACCGCCGGGCGCGTCCGGCGCGGGTGGTCACCAGGACCGTCTCGGGGCCGGCGGGGCCGTGACGGTCCTGGCGGCCCCCGCCGCCCGTGCCCGGGCGGACCGTGCGCCGATCGGGTGAGCCCGGCCGGCCGCGTACGCCGAACGATGTGCGCCGCGCCGCCCGCGTGGTGCGGACACCGTCCGTACTGACCTGCTCGTTCAGGACAACGACGCAGGTCGCGCCGGTGTTGACAGAAAGCGGGCGGCGGCCGGTAGGTTCGGCCGGGTCCACCGAAGAGACGTCCGGCCGGGCAGTCTCCACACAGTCGTCGAACGCCGCTGGGCCAACGTCGGTGGCGTACCGCCGCGTACGCCACCGCTGAGAGCCAGGTCCAGCGCATTGGGGGCGAGGGAGTGACCGCCGGGCCGACGGGTGGGACCCGGGTCGGGCCCGGACGCTCAGTAGACAACGGCTCTCGGCAGACCCGCAGCCAGCGGGTGCCAGGTCGGCCCGAAGGGCGCCGGGCCCCGATCCGCAGTCGTGCCTCGGCCGGCGGACCGCCCCGTCCTGCGGGCGTGCGCCGGCTTCTGTCCCGCGCGGTCCCCGGGGACGTGCCGAACGTTGCCGTGCCTCCTGGTGTGGTCGTCCGTCGACCGGAGGCGTGCCGCCGACCGGCGGTGACGGGCCGACCCATGTGGGGCCGGGCGCCGCGTCGTTCCACCGGGGCGCCGCATCCTGACCGCCGGCCGCGAGGGCCCTCGGCCACCCCGGTGGTGGTCCGGAGTCCTCGGTGTCGCGTGCCCCGGCCTCCCGGCCGTACCGGCGGGCCGGAGGCCGTTTCAGGGAGGGCGGTCGCCCTCCGGCCCCCGCGGCCCGGTCCCCGCCCTCCGGCCCCCCAGACCTCGGGTTCCCGCCCTCCGGCCTCAGACCGCGGGTCCGCGCCCTCCGGCCC from Streptomyces pactum encodes:
- a CDS encoding cytochrome P450; this translates as MTDLSDPELYRTERPEEIWARLRAAGPLHRNERPGGSPFWAVMSHPVASQVLKNSAVFTSERGMRLDHNPAATAAAAGKMLIVTDPPRHGKIRRIINSAFTPRMVKRLEDTMRTIVVETLEEALEKGTGDFVEAAARLPVSVICDMLGVPRQDWGFMLEKTMAAFGSDAENGADHAMRAATAHTDLLLYYDELVERRRKDPQEDVVSALVQGEVDGVPLTDEEIFLNCDGLVSGGNETTRHATVGGLLALMDNPDQWDRLRADPGLLTTAVQEVLRYTTPAMHVLRTATEDTELAGERIAAGDQLAVWLPSANRDEQVFTDPEAFDVGRTPNRHLTFATGTHFCLGSALAITELTVMFEELTRRVGSAVPAGEVRRMRSNLIWGFESMPVTLERRR
- a CDS encoding Lrp/AsnC family transcriptional regulator, with product MEELDRQIVELLVKDGRMSYTDLGKATGLSTSAVHQRVRRLEQRGVIRGYAAVVDPEAVGLPLTAFISVKPFDPSAPDDIADRLAGVPEIEACHSVAGDENYILKVRVATPLELEHLLTRIRSLAGVSTRTTVVLSTPYEARPPRV
- a CDS encoding DUF3995 domain-containing protein, whose protein sequence is MTRRLTRRWPDTWAGHAACGWAVLFGLAHIYAGFGGARVIIEHSVGKERASGDSFVMVGLFGTGALCLAAAALALALTRPWGRVLPRWMPIVAGWTAAAVLIIHSLGAFVILTLAGADVIELRTEAVRTFGFTETVLWNVFVFEPPFLLGGTLFALATRAFTKRSAASPAPG
- a CDS encoding amidohydrolase, which produces MTDPTTSRGPAGDAHRDPGEDDSRRTVLLRGGEVHSPADPFATAMVVEHGTIAWVGSEGAADGFADGVDEVVHLDGALVTPAFTDAHVHTTSTGLALTGLDLGGARDLAAALELISAHAAARPADPVLLGHGWDATRWPERRPPTRAELDRATGGRPLYLSRVDVHSAVASTALLDLVPGILDRPGFHPDGPLTTAAHHAVRAVAFAAVSPAQRAEAQRAALTRAAELGIGTIHECGGPEISSEEDFTGLLELASRTPGPRVVGYWAEAVTGAADLARVRELGAVGAAGDLFVDGALGSHTACLHEPYADAAHTGTAYLDADAVAAHVTACTEAGLQAGFHAIGDAAVDAVVRGVREASERLGLARVRAARHRVEHAEMLTPETVAAFAELGLTASVQPAFDAAWGGEDGMYAERLGRDRARTLNPYAAMLRAGVPLALGSDSPVTPLDPWGTVRAAAFHRTPEHRISVRAAFTAHTRGGWRAVGRDDAGVLVPGAPADYAVWQAGDLVVQVPDTRVANWSTDPRSGTPGLPDLTPGTPLPVCLRTVVGGRTVFG